In Salarias fasciatus chromosome 2, fSalaFa1.1, whole genome shotgun sequence, one genomic interval encodes:
- the pdgfrl gene encoding platelet-derived growth factor receptor-like protein, whose protein sequence is MKLWPVLVVALICLELHGGVCQQVKRRKDVGENRIRPGGKRVKARQPKVKDGGVKGQSLLTQVLDKGRFLRLGPSLSLAPGNDLELRCKGSNIGWSYPAYLDAFNDSRLSVRQSDKYGQLVLASPSAADTGPYSCWVIVCDGGECEKDQERSYVSYIYFTDRDNLFVPSAIHFQIVYLRPDRPAVVPCRVTDPQAKVTLHREVPPEEIPANGTLVTFDPAKGFILQSPQPEHQGVLYCKAVARGTPQISTKYQLLYVEVPSGPPFVSLVASSAAARGGDSVNVTCSVLGEPEVDVSFSWSYPGQGQRPVRVETSWRLVNRAMGYTTRLSQSVLTVDDVETIDFGSYVCRARNPQGETVMAASIVSE, encoded by the exons ATGAAGCTGTGGCCGGTTCTGGTTGTGGCGTTGATCTGCTTGGAGCTGCACGGCG GCGTCTGCCAGCAGGTCAAGCGGAGGAAGGATGTGGGCGAGAACCGCATCCGGCCGGGCGGGAAACGGGTGAAGGCGCGCCAGCCCAAGGTCAAAGAcggaggggtcaaaggtcagtcgCTGCTGACCCAGGTGCTGGATAAAGGCCGCTTCCTCCGCCTGGGCCCGAGCCTCTCGCTGGCCCCGGGGAACGACCTGGAGCTGCGCTGCAAGGGGAGCAACATCGGCTGGTCCTACCCCGCCTACCTGGACGCCTTCAACGACTCGCGCCTCAG CGTCAGGCAGAGCGACAAGTACGGCCAGCTGGTGCTGGCGTCCCCGTCCGCCGCCGACACCGGGCCCTACAGCTGCTGGGTGATCGTGTGCGACGGAGGAGAGTGCGAGAAAGACCAGGAGCGCTCCTACGTCTCCTACATCTACTTCACCG ACAGAGACAACCTCTTCGTCCCGTCGGCCATCCACTTCCAGATCGTATACCTGCGGCCGGACCGGCCGGCCGTGGTGCCCTGCAGGGTCACCGACCCCCAGGCCAAGGTCACGCTGCACAGGGAGGTCCCGCCGGAGGAGATCCCCGCCAACGGGACcctggtgacctttgaccccgccaagggcttcatcctgcagagccCCCAGCCGGAGCACCAGGGCGTCCTGTACTGCAAGGCGGTGGCCAGGGGGACGCCTCAGATCTCCACCAAGTACCAGCTGCTCTACGTGGAGG tCCCCAGCGGCCCCCCCTTCGTGAGCCTGGTGGCCTCGTCCGCCGCCGCTCGGGGAGGCGACAGCGTCAACGTGACCTGCAGCGTGCTGGGAGAGCCGGAGGTGGACGTCAGCTTCAGCTGGTCCTACCCGGGGCAG GGCCAGCGCCCCGTCCGGGTGGAGACCTCCTGGAGGCTGGTGAACCGGGCCATGGGCTACACCACCCGCCTGTCGCAGAGCGTCCTGACCGTGGACGACGTGGAGACCATCGACTTCGGGAGCTACGTCTGCAGAGCCAGGAACCCGCAGGGCGAGACCGTCATGGCCGCCAGCATCGTCTCCGAATGA